Within Halobacterium jilantaiense, the genomic segment CGGAACCATTTTACACGCCGACTGTGAGGACGAAATATGACTCTCCGGAGTACGTACGAAGGCCTCCTGTGGTGGTGCATGGAGGAGCTCGGCGTGGCCGGCAGCGTCGAACGCAAGATTCTGGCTGCCGTCGGCCTCCAGTTCCTGGCGGCAGTCGCGATGGCGGCGCTCGCGGTCTTCACCACGGGCTTCTGGCAGGTCGCGGGCGTCGGGGCGACACTCGTGCTGTCGGTCGTGGCGTTCTTCAACACGTACCTCATCGCCGAGCGGGACTTCGTCGACCCGCTGGTCGACCTCGAAGCGGCGGCCGACGACATCGCGGCCGGTGACTTTCAGGCGGCCGACCTGCCGTTCTCGGACCGCGACGACGAAATCGCGAGTCTCGTGGAGTCGTTCCGGCGGATGCAGGCGAACCTCGCGACGGTGTCCCGGCAGGCCGACGCGCTCGCGCGGCAGGACTTCGACGACCCCGCGATGAAGGCCGAAGTGCCGGGACAGTTCGGTGAGAGCCTCACCGAGATGGCGGAGAGCATGGAGTCGTACACGGAGGAACTGGAGTCGAAGACAGCGGAGCTAGAGGCCCAGCAGGCGGAGTTAGAGCGACAGTCCGAGCAGCTCGAACGGCTCGTAGACGCGCTCTCGGCGGCGACGGAGGCGGCGCGCGCCGGCGACCTCACCGCGACCGTCGACGCCGACAGCCTGGCGGTGGCCGACGAACACCGCGCCGTTGTCGAGGACTTCAACGACCTCCTCGGAACGCTCGGCGACACCATCGCCGACATCCAGACGTTCTCCGACGCGGTGCTAGACGTCTCGGAGACGACCGACGACCGCGTCGACGAGGTCGCCGCGAAGAGCGCCGAGGTGTCGGCGAGCGTCGACGAGATCGCGTCCGGCGCGAACGAGCAGACGACGCAGTTGAACGACATCGCGGCCGAGATGGACACCGTCTCGGCGACCGTCGAGGAGATTGCGGCGAGCGCCGACGACGTCGCGGGGACGGCGCAGGCGGCCGCCGACCGCGGCGAGGAGGGGCGCGGCGAGGTTGAGGACACCATCGACGAGCTGCGGACGCTGCGCGAGCAGAGCCAGGCCGTCGCCGAGACCGTCGAGTCGCTGGCCGAGGAGGTCGAGCGCATCGACGGCATCACGGCGCTCATCGAGGACATCGCCGAGGAGACGAACATGCTGGCGCTGAACGCCTCCATCGAGGCGGCGCGCACGGACGGCGACGGCGACGGCTTCGCCGTGGTCGCCGACGAAGTGAAGAGCCTCGCAGAGGAGACCCGCGAGCAGGCGGCGGACATCTCGGAAATCGTGGACGCGGTGACGACGAAAGCCGAGGACGCGTCGACGGCCATCGGCGAGGTGGACGCGGAGGTCGAGCGCAAAATCACGAAGACCGAGGGCGTGCTCCGGGACTTCGAGGCCATCGTCGACGAGGTGGCGACGGTCAACCACGCCGTCCAGGAGATTTCGGACGCGACCGACCAGGGCGCGCAGTCCGTGACCGACGTGGTCGGGATGGTCGAAGAGGTCGCATCGGTCAGCGAGGAGACCGCAGCGGAAGCCGACACGGTCGCGACGTCGGCCGCCGACCAGACGGAGGCGACCGACGAAGTGGCCGACCAGATGGAGGAACTCGCAGACCGCACGGCGGCGCTCGCGGCGATGCTCGACGACTTCGACGTGCCCGCTGACGCCGGCGGCGACGACGGCGGCGTCGACGCGAGCCAGCAGCCGACGCCCGACAGCGACCGACCACGGACCGACGACGGGTCGACCGCAGTGACCGACGGCGGCGAGGCCGGCTTCGACTGGGGCCAGACCGGGAACTGACTGCGTTCGAGGAGAACTTGTTTTGCGGGCGGTACTTCAGCCTCGCGTCGGTTCAGTTACAGCGCGAGGAG encodes:
- a CDS encoding methyl-accepting chemotaxis protein, with amino-acid sequence MTLRSTYEGLLWWCMEELGVAGSVERKILAAVGLQFLAAVAMAALAVFTTGFWQVAGVGATLVLSVVAFFNTYLIAERDFVDPLVDLEAAADDIAAGDFQAADLPFSDRDDEIASLVESFRRMQANLATVSRQADALARQDFDDPAMKAEVPGQFGESLTEMAESMESYTEELESKTAELEAQQAELERQSEQLERLVDALSAATEAARAGDLTATVDADSLAVADEHRAVVEDFNDLLGTLGDTIADIQTFSDAVLDVSETTDDRVDEVAAKSAEVSASVDEIASGANEQTTQLNDIAAEMDTVSATVEEIAASADDVAGTAQAAADRGEEGRGEVEDTIDELRTLREQSQAVAETVESLAEEVERIDGITALIEDIAEETNMLALNASIEAARTDGDGDGFAVVADEVKSLAEETREQAADISEIVDAVTTKAEDASTAIGEVDAEVERKITKTEGVLRDFEAIVDEVATVNHAVQEISDATDQGAQSVTDVVGMVEEVASVSEETAAEADTVATSAADQTEATDEVADQMEELADRTAALAAMLDDFDVPADAGGDDGGVDASQQPTPDSDRPRTDDGSTAVTDGGEAGFDWGQTGN